TGGCGGTGCCATCGGGCGCCACCGTCAGTTTAAACAGGTAGCTATAGGCACTGTCCGCTATCTCATTCACAGGCTTTTCCGCCCCAAAGGCCTCTATAATTGGCAGGATGGTGTTGGAGTGGCCCACTACCACCACCGTCTCTCCCCGGTGCTGCCCCAACAACTGCTTATTCAGACCCTCAAAATCATGTGCCTCATATAGCTGCATTTCCAGTTGCCGGTCGTCGGCCAGTGGTTTCAGCGTTTTTTTGTTGCGGATGAACTTCGTGGTATACAGCGCGTCAACCTCCTGCCCTTCCAGCAGCGCACGCAATGCCTCCGCCCGCGCCTCCCCGGCTGGCGTCAGGTCAGGGTCCTCGTTTTTGGCGTCGGAGGTGTCTTTCTCGGCGTGGCGCACCAGGTAGACTATTGTAGGCTTGCTTTCAGCCCCACTAATTGCAGCATCGGGGTTGCTCTGGCAGGATGCCGTGCAGAATAGCAGGAGCACGATCCACAGCTTCAACAGCAACGGTATTTTTATATAGCGCATATGAGTTAGAGAATTATACGTGTTTTTAGCATAGGTAAAAGGACATAAGTAGCAAGATATAAAACTTTTGTGCCATATATGGGAGCATCAAAACCCTGGGGGGTGCAGTGCTATTATATATAGTGCTGGCAAATTGTGCCC
This window of the Pontibacter russatus genome carries:
- a CDS encoding SixA phosphatase family protein; its protein translation is MRYIKIPLLLKLWIVLLLFCTASCQSNPDAAISGAESKPTIVYLVRHAEKDTSDAKNEDPDLTPAGEARAEALRALLEGQEVDALYTTKFIRNKKTLKPLADDRQLEMQLYEAHDFEGLNKQLLGQHRGETVVVVGHSNTILPIIEAFGAEKPVNEIADSAYSYLFKLTVAPDGTATIETSRFGAVNN